CTTCAGCCGCTTTTTCAATCCCAAGCGCCTTTAACGTTGCAGCAATATCTTCAGCTGCCGTTTCGGCATTGATGTCATCATCAATTTTTAAGATTTTGCCATCTTCACCGATGTAAAAGGTCACTCGGCTGGCAACACGGACAAAATTAAGCACGTCATAGGCTTTGGCAGTTTCTTTGGTCGGATCGCTCAGCATTGGGAAGTCTGCTTTTTGCTCTTTAGCAAACGCTTGGTTATCTTCAAGATCGTCGACGCTCGCCATCATATATGCCGCATTGTACTCGCGGATCAGGTGCCCTTTTTGTACTAAAGACTTACATTCGAGTGTGCAACCATGAGTATTCGCCATTGGATACCATGCCAATACTAGCGTCTGCTTGCCTTTGTAGTCACTCAATTGATAAAAGTGGCCATCAGTGGCCTGAAGCTTAAAACTGGGTGCTGTGTCACCCACTTTTAAATCGGT
The Shewanella sp. KX20019 DNA segment above includes these coding regions:
- a CDS encoding peroxiredoxin family protein — protein: MMKKTSKMLLAAALLLPSVAMATDLKVGDTAPSFKLQATDGHFYQLSDYKGKQTLVLAWYPMANTHGCTLECKSLVQKGHLIREYNAAYMMASVDDLEDNQAFAKEQKADFPMLSDPTKETAKAYDVLNFVRVASRVTFYIGEDGKILKIDDDINAETAAEDIAATLKALGIEKAAEDEPASDSESAQVE